The Melanotaenia boesemani isolate fMelBoe1 chromosome 17, fMelBoe1.pri, whole genome shotgun sequence genome segment GCCAGGGTGGGTGTTGGACGATGTTCTTGTGGTAGAAGAATGAGGTCTTACAGAGACGTTTgatgttggtgtaaaaagtaaggCAAGGGTCCATTTTAACACCCAAGTTAGAGGCAGATGTGGAAAGGGGGATGTTTGGGCTACAATTGTTGTTTAACagtttattatgtaaaacattatttgattataatattataaaatacaatatttttgtAGCAGTATATTTATGTAGGTAATTAAATGACTGCTGGTGGCTGTTTTAGTAGTTATGGAATAGAGAACGTTCTAGTGTTAAATCATTTGTAGTTGAATTCGTGTTACTACTGAATTCACTCTccctgacagaaaacagatgtTAATGAGGTTAGAAGCTGTGTGGTCTGCAGTGATCAGCTTCATGACTGATTATGCACCAGTTCTGATTTCAGTCCTGACAGATGAAATGTTAAATCTAGGTTTTCTGTACTGTACCTTACTGATGACCTTCTCTGGTACTTTGTCCGTCATTGGAGTTGAAATGAAACCTGGTAACACACAGTTACACCGAATCCCGAACCTGGAAGAAGGAAATTACTTTTAgctttagttctttttttacatCCTACCATCTCCATGTGCCTCGTTGTGCTCCAGCTGCATCGTTTTATCACCTGCTGAGCTCTTTGGCAGCCGTCTTGGTTAAACCCTCAACTCCAGCTTTAGAGGCGGCATAATTTGCCTGTCCGAGGTTTCCAACCTACAAACAtcgacacaaacacacacagagaaacagaacATCAGGTGGTGTCgctgtttaaaacaaatgttatgtGTGGCTCTCAGGACGAAAAGTGATGTCCTTCAGGTTGATCACAAAGCTTTAAACTTTGTTCCTGTATCTGACATGACTACcctcttcatcagaaactcATTTTAGTCTTGACTCTTTCTACTTGGTCACTTTAAACTCCATGGAGGAGAAACTATAAGCAAATCAAGGCTGAAAATATCTTGAAATCTGAGTCATTGTTATGGAGTTTTTTTCCACAACATTTTTCAAGTCTCAGCTTAATACTGAAAATGTGGAACAAACACATCATTTCCGCCATGCCTGCTCGTATCTCACCTTCCCCACAATGCTGCCCACAGTAATGATGGATCCTTTTGGAGCTCCACAGGCTACCAGAGCCTGAGCAACAGCCTGAGTCACCAAGAATGAACCCTGGAGGGAAAGATGATCAAATAAATCTCCTCATCcttatttatcatttaatatttagaCTTCACTTTCAACATAAATGCAGGTTTatacatgatggttgtaatgtcaAAGGAATGTTTGATTTCTAgacttattttaaatttgttaaagatttaaaatggattaagaCTTTTTTTATAATGTATGACTGATGCTGCTCTGGCCATTtgcacagatgtttttttttttacagaaatactGTCTCAAGTCTCTTTGAGCCTCCGTAGGATAGAGCTGCTACCTTCAGGTTAACCTGGATGACTTTGTCAAAGTGTTCCTCCTCCATGTTGAGCAGAAAGTCGTCCTGCGTGATGCCTGCTGCGTGCACACATACAGAGGGAGGCTGGAAGTAGCGAGTCTGGAGAAATAGAGGACATTAACTCAAAAGGAttgaaagaagaaaaggtgCAACACTCATAGCAGGATTCCAGCTGTTTTCCACACCTGTATACTCGTCACCAGCTGTTTTACGCTCTCCTTTGACGACACATCTGCTGTGGCCGCCATGTGAACCTGCCCTCTGAGGTCACTTTGCAGACTCTCCAGCGTCTCAGTAGCTGACTCCTCGCTGATGTCAGCGACCACCACGGAGGCGCCCTCGGAGGCTAGACGCTGGGACACCGCCCGTCCAATCCCGCTGCCTCCTCCTGGGAAGACAGGAGCGGAAAAATCACAGAGGCACCTGAACAGAAAGGAGGAAATCGACCAGAATTCGGCAGCTTGTCGCCTAAGTTTATTTGAGATTAAATAGCTGCAGAGGGAGGAATGTGGAAGAGTGACTGAAAGAAACTCAATGAACCAAATGTGCTGGTGACAAGCAAACAATAAACACACTGTTTGAAACAGTGAAACGGAAAAGTGCTtggaaaacttttattttaaaaactaatttcgACCAGGTCTTAACGTTGAAGCAAAGCCTTGTCGTGTTGAATGAACAGAAACTTTAACTGTGTCAAACTTTCCAAGGTGAGTCCAGAGTTCAGGAGTATCTTTCATTGAGGTAACACTGCCACGGTTTTTAATGACCACAATTatcacaacatttaaaaaaaatatatatgtatgttaacAAAAACAGTACCACTCATCTATCTAAAGAAGAAGCTGCGTAGTAAATAAAACTTACCAGTAACCAGTGTCAACCTTGATATGAGCCGTGTGGCGGCCGCCATGATGGATTTATGTTGTTGTAGTTTTCAGTTCGACCGCTAGATGGCAGATATCGCGGATAATAAATcctctattattttatttatttattaaatcttaACTGTTTAATGATTTAGTGAATAAACCTAACTGTGTTTGTTAACACCAGAGTTTATTTGGTTTTTGAAGCCACTGTAGCTTCAGTCTAACACCATGACAAAGAAAGAATATTGAATaagaggtaaaaaataaaatatataggCCAACATataaataatgattttaaattCCTGCCTTCAACTTAATCCTTAACCCAAGAATTCCCTCATAGCAAGTATCCTTGCCTGATTTTAAGTTACAGATAAATTAAGACTTAAGtcacattaaaaatgtgtgattaattcattaaaacttTTAGAGAGTTACAAGTTTTAAGTATTATcatttgtttttgatttaaaaagttgACTATTCCACAGTATTTTGTCCTGTTTCGCCAACTATCATATACACATTGCACTGAATTACCCCCtttaatattttcatctcaACCAACCTCCCATTAGCTGCTGAACAGCTTCTGCATCAcatccaaacaaaaaacatcaaaaaaaaTTCTCACGGGTGAAATAAATGTATACAACCATGTTCTCTGCAATGTCAACAAGCtgtattatcattatcattattatattattaatttacatatttataattTGGAAGTTTTCAGAGGATtagaaaactatttaaataaattaaacgtCATAATTACTggttattaataaaaatggatttaatGAATTTACAAAGTATAACAAAACAGCTGAGGATAATTATTTATTCCTCCAGATCAAGttaattttcagttttgtgACAGTAGATGTTTGCTCCCACAGTGCTCATCCAACCAAGTTGCATGAGTAAATGAAATCACCTGTAAATGAAATGTTGCCAGTCAGTGAAAAGATGAACATATCTCACTTTATTTATGTACAGATGTTCAGATGAAAGGAGTACAGAGGCATTTTGATTTCTGACAAACTTCAGAGGAGAAAGATGGACATCTGGAGTACTGATTCCTAAAACCAGCAAGCAAAGGAATCAAAGGAAATCTACGCTCCTAGTGGAAAACAAAATGCTCAAATAAGACTGTAAAATATGTACACTTCTACAATCTTGACAGTTAATCTGTGCATATTTCAAACTGACTAAAAACCTTTTGCTTTTAATACCACGAAACAAGCATCTCCTTTAAAATCCTCCTAAATAAATAACTCGTAGACAAACTCAGAGCTCAAGCCACAGCTGATTTCTCAAAACGAAAAGAACACACTTAAAATGAAGTTTAGTAGTACCACCAAAACAGTGCATCATTAGAACATTAAACCATCTATCGTCTACTGAATGCCAAAATTTAATAAGCCActtccatgttttcatcagcGTGAACAAACTGTTGACCTGCCAATAACAAGAGAAACGTCTCTTCCCAACCCACCATTACTACTGCTGATAatcacacaaataaacacacaaataaaacacaaaactaaacttCCAGCTGCCAAAGAGCTTAAAGGCCTCATTCTTTAGATTTAGTGACGCCACAAAACTCAAATCCTGATGAAAGaatcttgttttttctgttaaacttGTAGTTTAATGACTGAAGAAATCAAAACAACTGAGATGTTATTTGGGCACAGGTGAATGGACAAGACACGTCCTCACAATTTATTAGCAGATTGgtcacaaagaataaaaaaagcaacatgtttatagaaaatgtttaatagatggaaaacaaaaaacagccaaCAGGGGAACAGAAAAATCTAGGTAGAAACTGAAGCTATGACACGTTTCTGTACACGGAGGATGCGGTGAAGTCGCCGGCTCCTCTGTATTGCATGCATTCTGTTTTCTACTGAACCAAGGTGCTTCTGCGTGCAGCCATTTTCAGAGCCTGCGTCAAAACTATGAGGAACTTCACAAGGATGCACTTGTGGTGCCAGATctcacacatgcaaacaaatacatgacacattcatacaaacacacatccgCTCATTTCTCCTCTTTATCacgccaaaaaaaaaaaactaaaaaacacacaactcaGCCCACGCCAGGTCAATCTTCCCCACAATGAGGAATAAATTAGCTCCATAAAATGCTTCTTTATAAAAGAAAGATATTTATATAACTGTACACCTCATATATACAGCATAAAGACAGGGAGCATGgcaagaagggaaaaaaaatctccagaAATTAGACATATTCTGGCAGTAGCACCCTTATCCCTCCAACGTATGCTTCCATCTTTATTTGCAGGAGATGGAGATTCCCTCGCTCCGCCCGAGAATGGCTAGATGATCCCATCACCCGCCTCCCCTCGCATCCGTCCTCTGCTTTGTCCAGGACGGGATGAACGAGCTGAGCTCAGGGAGAGCCCCATCTCTCTCTATCCGGCTTTGCCAAGACAAGTCTGACCAGTTCTGCTGGTCTCTTCTGACCCTGCAGCTCCATCATCAGTAGCTCTGCAACAGTTCAGTCCACTTAAAGGGCAGAAGGAAAACCCTGGGTCACATGACCCTTTTTATATGGAACAATCCGTCTCTCAACCAGAGTCTGATTCACTTGTgtctgaggatgatgatgaagaggaggatgaagacgaGTCTGAGGAGGAGCTGCTGG includes the following:
- the hsd17b8 gene encoding estradiol 17-beta-dehydrogenase 8; its protein translation is MAAATRLISRLTLVTGGGSGIGRAVSQRLASEGASVVVADISEESATETLESLQSDLRGQVHMAATADVSSKESVKQLVTSIQTRYFQPPSVCVHAAGITQDDFLLNMEEEHFDKVIQVNLKGSFLVTQAVAQALVACGAPKGSIITVGSIVGKVGNLGQANYAASKAGVEGLTKTAAKELSRFGIRCNCVLPGFISTPMTDKVPEKVISKLTSLVPLGRMGEPAEVADVCAFLASDDSRYITGVSIEVTGGLFIG